In Lates calcarifer isolate ASB-BC8 linkage group LG4, TLL_Latcal_v3, whole genome shotgun sequence, a genomic segment contains:
- the bcl6ab gene encoding BCL6A transcription repressor b: MHRVSRKLLQDCDSMATTADGCIQFTRHAGDVLLNLNCLRSRNILTDVTIQVDGQNFHAHKAILVACSGFFYSVFMNPENANLRAISLDPKVDPKGFSILLDFMYTSCLNLKDSLVLATMNTAVFLQMEHVVDTCHRFIKSRHQSLNTQTEEVQINSLHLAEEIPALRPVDEKELDLRNNHTSASSPFQERRGNIPNVFRGINTSGSYHVYGDPHVLHGKLESSHKISALPRGGALSQKQCSQVPNSSMGHSESTTVVSHPVPSHPSFPTTIIQLTGAHGSHHGPAAPMEEESVQHPQTGCLRLSPGFNKGVICSPQSPLRSDCQPNSPTESSSSRNATLSLKQPSDCPKDAKARNWKKYKFIVMNQTPDENEKGSQGGNAEVTAMSPVQSTCGSGGAGGHGEVQSEEGANEHRGEIPMSQSADSCSSSSSTCSSISHRRCSSCGCDSPQMGHLSPDSYSRDDTTKLHSEYSLSSCENNTYFCNGCDSKFADEDSLKDHMVQVHSDKPYKCDCCQAAFRYKGNLASHKTVHTGAKPYHCNICGAQFNRPANLKTHTRIHSGEKPYKCDTCGSRFVQVAHLRAHVLIHTGEKPYPCEICGTHFRHLQTLKSHMRIHTGEKPYHCEKCDLHFRHKSQLRLHLRQKHGAVTNTKAQYRRAPSNITTNLVTSC; this comes from the exons ATGCACAGAGTTTCGAGGAAACTTTTACAAG ATTGTGACAGCATGGCCACGACTGCAGATGGCTGCATTCAGTTCACACGCCATGCAGGTGACGTCCTGCTCAACTTGAACTGCCTCCGCAGCAGGAACATCCTGACTGATGTCACCATTCAGGTGGATGGGCAGAATTTTCATGCTCACAAGGCCATCTTGGTGGCCTGCAG TGGCTTCTTTTATTCTGTGTTCATGAACCCCGAGAATGCAAACCTTCGTGCCATCAGCTTAGACCCCAAAGTGGACCCCAAAGGTTTCTCCATCCTGCTGGACTTCATGTACACATCCTGCCTGAACCTTAAAGACAGTCTGGTCCTGGCCACCATGAACACAGCCGTCTTCCTCCAGATGGAGCATGTGGTTGACACCTGCCACAGGTTCATCAAGTCTAG GCATCAgtctctgaacacacagactgaagaggTACAGATCAACTCGTTACATCTGGCGGAGGAGATCCCTGCTTTGAGGCCTGTTGATGAAAAAGAGCTAGACTTAAGAAACAACCACACATCAGCCTCATCCCCGTTCCAGGAGCGCAGGGGCAACATCCCCAATGTTTTCAGGGGTATCAACACGTCTGGCTCCTATCATGTCTACGGTGACCCCCATGTCCTTCATGGGAAGCTGGAAAGTTCCCATAAGATCAGTGCCCTTCCCAGAGGAGGGGCTTTGTCCCAGAAACAATGCTCGCAGGTACCCAACTCCAGCATGGGTCACAGTGAATCCACCACCGTCGTCTCTCACCCAGTGCCATCTCACCCTAGTTTCCCCACCACAATCATCCAACTGACAGGAGCTCACGGAAGCCATCACGGGCCTGCTGCTCCTATGGAGGAAGAAAGTGTTCAGCACCCTCAAACCGGCTGCCTGAGGTTGTCTCCAGGCTTTAACAAAGGTGTCATCTGTAGCCCTCAAAGCCCACTCAGATCTGACTGCCAACCAAATTCACCCACCGAGTCCAGCAGTAGCAGAAACGCAACCCTGAGCCTCAAACAGCCCTCAGACTGCCCAAAGGACGCCAAGGCACGCAACTGGAAGAAGTACAAGTTCATCGTTATGAACCAAACTCCTGATGAGAATGAAAAAGGGTCTCAAGGAGGCAACGCTGAAGTTACAGCCATGTCCCCTGTGCAGAGCACCTGCGGGAGTGGTGGAGCAGGTGGACATGGTGAGGTGCAGTCAGAAGAGGGAGCCAACGAGCACAGAGGAGAAATCCCCATGTCTCAGAGCgctgacagctgcagcagcagcagcagcacctgcagcagcatcag CCACCGCAGATGCTCGTCCTGTGGCTGTGACAGCCCTCAGATGGGTCACCTTTCTCCTGACTCATACAGCAGAGATGACACTACCAAACTACACTCAGAGTACTCCCTCTCCAGCTGTG aaaacaacacGTACTTCTGCAATGGTTGTGACTCCAAGTTTGCAGACGAAGATTCTCTGAAAGATCACATGGTCCAGGTCCACAGTGATAAGCCATACAAGTGTGACTGCTGCCAGGCTGCCTTCCGCTATAAAGGAAACCTGGCCAGCCACAAGACCGTTCATACCG GTGCAAAGCCGTACCACTGCAACATCTGTGGTGCTCAGTTCAACCGACCAGCCAACCTCAAAACTCATACCCGTATCCACTCTGGAGAAAAGCCATACAAGTGTGACACATGCGGTTCCCGATTTGTCcag gTGGCCCATCTTCGTGCCCATGTGTTAattcacacaggagagaagCCGTACCCCTGCGAGATCTGTGGGACACACTTCCGCCACCTTCAGACGCTCAAGAGCCACATGCGCATTCACACCGGGGAGAAGCCTTATCAT tgtgaaaaatgtgacctcCACTTCAGGCACAAGAGTCAGCTGAGGCTTCATCTCAGACAGAAGCATGGCGCAGTCACTAACACCAAGGCTCAGTATCGCAGAGCTCCCAGCAACATCACCACAAACCTGGTGACCTCCTGCTGA
- the cmpk gene encoding UMP-CMP kinase, protein MIGNVSQRVSSLLYRVSLMMKPQVVFVLGGPGAGKGTQCSKIVENYSYTHLSAGDLLRAERAREGSEFGQLIANYIKEGKIVPVEITINLLRKAMEETMEKDAKKFRFLIDGFPRNEDNLQGWNTVMDGKADVKFVLFFDCSNEVCIHRCLERGKSSGRTDDNRESLEKRIQTYLQSTRPIIELYEKHGKVRTIDASRSVDEVFADVKAVLDKED, encoded by the exons ATGATCGGTAACGTGTCTCAGAGGGTGTCGAGCTTGTTGTACCGGGTGTCGCTGATGATGAAGCCGCAGGTTGTGTTCGTGCTGGGCGGGCCTGGCGCCGGCAAAGGGACCCAGTGCTCCAAAATCGTGGAG AACTACAGCTACACCCATTTGTCAGCTGGTGATTTGCTGAGAGCAGAGCGAGCCAGAGAGGGGTCAGAGTTCGGACAACTGATTGCCAACTACATCAAGGAGGGCAAAATAGTCCCTGTGGAGATCACCATCAATTTACTCAGGAAG GCAATGGAGGAGACGATGGAGAAAGATGCAAAAAAGTTCCGTTTCCTCATTGACGGCTTCCCCCGCAATGAGGACAACTTGCAGGGGTGGAACACTGTCATGGATGGCAAAGCAGATGTCAAATTTGTGCTTTTCTTTGACTGCAGCAATGAG gtCTGCATCCACAGATGTCTAGAAAGAGGGAAGAGCAGTGGGCGCACAGATGACAACAGAGAAAGCCTGGAGAAAAG AATCCAAACCTACCTGCAGTCTACACGACCAATCATTGAACTGTATGAGAAACACGGCAAGGTGCGCACCATAGACGCCTCTCGTTCTGTGGACGAG GTGTTTGCTGATGTGAAAGCCGTCCTGGACAAAGAGGATTGA
- the fam78ba gene encoding protein FAM78B, translating to MCILARYHLLPSSLVLLILLVACTMGCIQSIACKPRIRRENIVVYEVSASIDQCPTIIEENSPIVLRYKTPYFRASAGVVMPPVPRNETWVVGWIQACTQMEFYNTYGDIGMSSWELPELREGRVKAISDSDGVSYPWYGNTTETVTLTGPTSKPSRLTVSMNDNFYPSVTWAVPISNSNTPMLTHITRDQSFITWLVAMNSVTKERIVLQTVRWRMRVDIAVDPDMPLGSRASLMGRPYQEQPHILNYQEPIPPNALGRPNANDAQVLMWRPRRGAPLVVIPPK from the exons ATGTGCATACTGGCCAGGTATCATTTGCTCCCTTCCTCTCTGGTTTTGCTCATTTTGCTTGTTGCCTGCACTATGGGCTGTATTCAGAGCATCGCATGCAAGCCCCGCATCAGACGGGAGAACATTGTGGTGTATGAGGTGTCGGCCTCTATTGACCAGTGTCCCACCATCATTGAGGAGAACTCACCGATTGTGCTCCGTTACAAGACCCCTTACTTCAGGGCCTCAGCAGGAGTTGTGATGCCACCAGTGCCCCGTAATGAAACCTGGGTGGTGGGCTGGATCCAAGCTTGCACCCAGATGGAGTTCTACAACACCTATGGTGATATTGGCAT GTCCAGCTGGGAGTTACCAGAGCTTCGTGAGGGTCGGGTCAAGGCCATCAGCGACTCGGATGGCGTCAGCTACCCCTGGTACGGCAACACCACCGAGACAGTCACTCTCACGGGCCCCACGTCCAAACCGTCCCGCCTGACCGTCAGTATGAATGACAACTTCTACCCCAGCGTGACCTGGGCCGTCCCcatcagcaacagcaacacGCCCATGCTGACCCACATCACCCGGGACCAGAGCTTCATCACCTGGCTGGTGGCCATGAACTCTGTCACAAAG GAGCGTATCGTGTTGCAGACGGTGCGGTGGAGGATGCGGGTGGACATCGCTGTGGACCCAGACATGCCTCTGGGCTCTCGGGCCTCACTGATGGGTCGTCCCTACCAGGAGCAGCCTCACATCCTCAACTACCAGGAACCCATTCCTCCCAACGCACTGGGGAGGCCGAACGCCAACGACGCCCAAGTGCTAATGTGGAGGCCGCGGAGAGGGGCTCCGCTAGTGGTCATACCGCCAAAATAA